CGGCTGCTTGTCAATAAATGAGCCCACCCTTCACACACTGTGCATGAGGGAAACCGAGCCAGACAGTGACGGATCTGATCCTCCAGCCCGTCACACCAGCACGCCACAACACCGAGCCATACGCTGTGACACCTGGCcgggatggagggagagatgCAGCCCGCAGATGAAGGGCCCTGCGCCCCGAAGATGTGCCGCCAGCAGCAAGGTCCGCACAACAGCCTGAAACCTTTCCAGAGTAAGCGCTCGGCGGGCAAGTCGCGGTTTGACAGGTCCGCTGTGGTGGAGGTGCCTCTGTTTGGCGACGGGCATCACTTCACTTTCCACCCCGAGCAGCTTCACCATTTCCAGCCGCACCATCACAACCAGCAGCACCACCAGCGTCTGCAGCAGCCCCACCAAACCAGTGTGGCAAtcagcagcagccagcagcatCACCAGACGCCTCGGCAGCAGCAGGATCGTTTCCCATGTGAGAACAGGCCCAACAGCAGGGTCCCGACATCCACCTCGGCAGCGGCGGCAGCCTCTCCTGGTACCCAGCAGCGGCGCACTGGTGGCGGCAGATCAGAGCCCAGACTCTCCCCAGACTGCACCTACGGTATCAGCTCAGGTGGGTTTCAAACTTGTTTAGAGTGAGGGTTGACAGTGACTCCTTCTCTTGTGTGGACTTTCTCCAAAgctagttttatttatttggaaagACACTTTTCTGAGCTACATGTCACAGATTGTCCTGGgttttttgtgtatatttttgggttttcacTTCATTGGAGCATAAAGCCTCAAGAAtcaatcaatttaaataaaaatacaaacaaatatgaaaaatctCTTTTGTTCACATGagcttcatgtttttgttcccATTTCTCCTGTCAGCAATGATTGATTTGCTGCTGTAATGAGAGCAGTCATGATTGAATCTCCAGTGTGCATGTGCTAAAAAATACATTgggtaattgtgtgtgtgtgtgtgtgtgtgtgtgtgtgtgtgtgtgtgtgtgtgtgtgtgtgtgtgtgtgtgtgtgtgtgtgtgtgtgtgtgtgtgtttgtgtgtgtgtttcatgtatgtgtgtgtgtttcatgtatgtgtgtgtgtgcaagaaagCCCTCTCAATCTCTATTGAAACACATTGTTCTGAGCTAATTTTTCTCCTCAGCTGCGGTTCATTAGGGCTGTGCAGGCAAAGGGAGAAATGTGTTCCCTGTGTGGAGGGCGGGTCCATGGGAACTAACATTAAGAAGAAAGCAATGAACCCAATCCTGGCAGTTATGAAATTAAACATTACATCTCATCCTGTAATCAGATATTAATCTCTTTATCACAGCCAGAATCAGAGGCTCAATTTGCTGCTGGTTTTTGTTGCTCTACAGACAATCAAGTGTTCGTTCTAAGCTCAGGTTGCACTGTACTCACTCACCTGCATGAGAACTGGCAAATGCGCCCTTTAAGTGTCACTGGTTTGATCTAAAAATAGGTATTGTTGTCCTATCTTTCACGCACCTAAATATGTGAAAGTGCAGCTGGATTCCTGAAGCGCTGGTTAAAGTGATGGTGACCCATTGTTAGCACTCCTTCAGGCATACGCTTGGTCACTTATGAAATGATCACACTAAACCAGATTTTCTACGCTGATCTGACACAATCACAGCTACACATGGTGTTCATTCTTTACTGATAACGACACGTATAAGTGCTTCTTATCTGCACAATGGGAGAAACTTAATGTCCCTCTCATggctggaaaaaaacacaacttgatGCCCTTCTCAtggagagagaggcagcagagacCCCTGGACTCAGCAATCAGTTCagaacacaataacacaaattgCATTGAAAAGCCGTTCCCAAAGAGttgtgattaaaataaatggggCTCATAAATTTGCCTCTGCCGAGCgtgttgttttaatgaaattTTATGAGGCTCTCAGCTCACAGAACTggtgagagaaacagaggagggTGTGTTGGGGGGTTGCAGGGTGAAGGGGAATGATATCAGATACATCTCGACGAGTAAACAGAGACAGCACGCATATTAATAGATGCGACACATCTGCGCCAGGCTGATAGACACGTCTGAGCGAGTGAAAACGCAGCAGTGGCCGCCCAGAACTCATTTATTGTTgtgcatatttgtgtttgtgtgtttttgtgtgaggaCAGAGGACTCATAATCATTACATGGAGGTATGTGTGAGATCATCTCATTGAGACGTGCCCAGACTACCAGGGAAACTGCACACTGAGGCTCCTTTCTGGACAATGGCTCCGTGCTGATTGTCTTTTTCACGGCTGCGTTTGGTCACATCAGCTACTGTGACTTTATGGTTTATTGACATCTGAATAAATCAGCATAATGAAGCTGACATTTCTGTGATCAGAGGAGCTACTGTTTGCGGAAAATATTCaacacaaaatgacacattgcaaaggaaaaaaatgggACAGAAACAACAAAATCCAGGAATGACTAAACACAGAGCCGCTCATTTTGTCTCCATGAGTCTATCTGCTGCTTTTTATAGGGAATTTCATTATGTTTCAGCAGTACATCACTAATGTACTTTTGAGGTGCTTGTACTTCTTCTCTCTACTACTTCCAGGTTTTACTTAACTGGGTTCCTAAGTTGTTTGACCTGCAGCCActttaaataaagcaacatGTTATTTAGCTCATTATCTTGTTTAAATATCTACGAGTCGTCAGCAgatctggagaaaaaaatcctCTCTTAACCTCCCACATGGCTTAATATATCAAATTTCAAAGCCCAAAGGGGTAAAATGAACCAATATTGCACAATAAAAGCCAAGATTATATAACAGTCCAAATGAATACAAATTTTCATGGCCAAACTTTCTTTTCTACACCATTATTCCCCAGCTACAACAGTAATGTTCTGCTCACAGAATGATGCATCAGTATTGATGATCCTAAAATGCCAAGGATAATAATGCAACGTcatatgttgacattttattgcAGAACAAGTACAAGAAGCAGCACTTTACCTTGGATTTGAGTACTTTTTCTACCTATCTGTTTTAGTGCAAGgaataatgtatattaaaggTTATGATGGCTAAGGAAGAAAAGTTCATCTATAAGTTATTCTGGAGCTTTTGACTGCTTTACCAGATTTGCAGGCAGTAGATGTCAAAAACCTCCTTGTAATCTAAGTGTCTTTTGAACTTTTTAAACATATTGACTTAAAATATGAACACCTGATGTAAAGAAAACTAATCCGCTGAAGAACACCAATGCAGTCAAAAGCTCAAGAATTGCCTCTAAATGTACGTTAGAGAGGATATTGTGCTGTTTCTAAGATCTAAAATGAACCGTACACTTAAAATGTATCAGCTTATGAACACAGTATCCCTGTGGATGGAATACTACTGTTGACCTCTTGATTTTTCATCTCTCTTTCGTAGAGAATCGTCTCATCCTGGATGCCTTCGCCCATCAGTGTAGCCGAGTCCTCAGCCTCCTCAACAACGGTCGTCTCCTGGagccttcctcctcctcctccaccttcaccTCCAACATCAAGCTGGAAGATGGGGCAGGGGAGGTGCAGGGGCTTCACTGCTCCTCCCTGGGGAAGACCAAACCTGAAGAGAGCTCCTCCACCACCGACCCAGAAGAGGAGGCCCACCAAAGCCATTTGAACCAACAACAGACCTCTGCCGTTCTCCGTATCTTCACAGACTCCCTACAGAACTACCTGCTCTCAGGGCCGCAGCAGAAGCAGGAACATCTGGCTGCAGGGCTGGATGAGGATCAGTGTCCATCAGCGGGGCACGGCCCGGGGGTGTCTCCTCCAAGACACAGCCTTGGAGGCTGGGGCTCGCCGACTCAGTCAGAGTCGTACGGCCACCCGTCGTCCACGCTACccgaggaggatgaggaggaggagaactgCTGCCCGCGCTGcctggagctggagcaggaagTGCTGTCTCTGCAGCAGGAGAACGAAGAGCTCCGCAACAAGCTGGATAATATTCCAGGTGCAGTAGTGAAAGACCGGTTTTCACTTTTGTGTTGCGTcttttcttttgggatgggtCAAAGTTAAAGTGAGAAAGATCTGTGACAAAATAGAACTACGGTGTTTTTCTACCATAAGCTCCCAGGCATTTCTTAAATCTACAGAGCGCTAATAGAGGGACGAACACATTGTTCTTCACTTATCTGTTGTCAGGGATAGATTGTGTGATTTGGAAGCCATAGACCAGCTCGGTCATGGGGTCTCCACTGTGCCTTATACTCACTCTTTCTCTTATTGAAAATGTTGGGACTGGCAGGATCACTGTCAATTCCAGtcaaatggattttttttgcatCTACTACACTTGCATTCTACTCAAAGTACTGAAGTGTACTCGCACTCTGCTGTGTGACTTGACTTACTTGAATCTTGAGTGCCTGAAGACTCGAATCGACTTTACACATTGAGGGAAATAGCTTAGGAGACCAGGTGATTTATTAATCAATCCACATAAATTACTTTTATGTGGATTGATTATTTCAATTATACTTTTCAACTCTACTcatttttcaaccttttttttttaatccgtCACCTGTCTGTGTATCTCGTTAAAAACGTTCT
The DNA window shown above is from Eleginops maclovinus isolate JMC-PN-2008 ecotype Puerto Natales chromosome 23, JC_Emac_rtc_rv5, whole genome shotgun sequence and carries:
- the LOC134859399 gene encoding BEN domain-containing protein 4 isoform X1, with translation MEGEMQPADEGPCAPKMCRQQQGPHNSLKPFQSKRSAGKSRFDRSAVVEVPLFGDGHHFTFHPEQLHHFQPHHHNQQHHQRLQQPHQTSVAISSSQQHHQTPRQQQDRFPCENRPNSRVPTSTSAAAAASPGTQQRRTGGGRSEPRLSPDCTYGISSENRLILDAFAHQCSRVLSLLNNGRLLEPSSSSSTFTSNIKLEDGAGEVQGLHCSSLGKTKPEESSSTTDPEEEAHQSHLNQQQTSAVLRIFTDSLQNYLLSGPQQKQEHLAAGLDEDQCPSAGHGPGVSPPRHSLGGWGSPTQSESYGHPSSTLPEEDEEEENCCPRCLELEQEVLSLQQENEELRNKLDNIPVPCQNALDYFKTVLEFHNQLVPPMTEEQLTEEEERQTVFEGSKQLLENYPLYISNKQWDEAVNSSKKDGRRLLRYLIRFVFTTDELKFSCGLGKRKRSVHSGDPGLERRPLNPVKVSCLREFIRMHCASNPDWWMPSEEQINKVFSDAVGHARQGRAVGTFLGSSGSSTSSLYMDGFDGHLSQDELYLKGCHNGQSD
- the LOC134859399 gene encoding BEN domain-containing protein 4 isoform X2, with the protein product MEGEMQPADEGPCAPKMCRQQQGPHNSLKPFQSKRSAGKSRFDRSAVVEVPLFGDGHHFTFHPEQLHHFQPHHHNQQHHQRLQQPHQTSVAISSSQQHHQTPRQQQDRFPCENRPNSRVPTSTSAAAAASPGTQQRRTGGGRSEPRLSPDCTYGISSENRLILDAFAHQCSRVLSLLNNGRLLEPSSSSSTFTSNIKLEDGAGEVQGLHCSSLGKTKPEESSSTTDPEEEAHQSHLNQQQTSAVLRIFTDSLQNYLLSGPQQKQEHLAAGLDEDQCPSAGHGPGVSPPRHSLGGWGSPTQSESYGHPSSTLPEEDEEEENCCPRCLELEQEVLSLQQENEELRNKLDNIPVPCQNALDYFKTVLEFHNQLVPPMTEEQLTEGSKQLLENYPLYISNKQWDEAVNSSKKDGRRLLRYLIRFVFTTDELKFSCGLGKRKRSVHSGDPGLERRPLNPVKVSCLREFIRMHCASNPDWWMPSEEQINKVFSDAVGHARQGRAVGTFLGSSGSSTSSLYMDGFDGHLSQDELYLKGCHNGQSD